The Acidianus manzaensis genome has a window encoding:
- a CDS encoding MBL fold metallo-hydrolase codes for MSISRKIHKPYVLYEDKDHKFVWLGLDESEHEKGILTNQYLIVDNNEGALLDAGGYFVFERVYENVKEFINPQNIKYLLFSHQDPDVIGSLNLWIDVTPDAKIYASGLWERFLPHLGFEDSVRIIDIPDEGMNIKLGNDVIKAIPAHFMHSPGNFHYYDTKSKIYFSGDLGAAVYPAGVWYLFVENFEEHVKYMEGFHRRYIASAKAIRNWLKHLEGLDIQIIAPQHGSIFQGENVKKFIEWLKSLDKTGMDYLWQD; via the coding sequence ATGAGCATAAGTAGAAAAATACATAAACCATATGTATTGTACGAAGATAAAGACCACAAATTCGTTTGGTTAGGATTAGACGAGTCAGAACACGAAAAAGGAATATTAACAAATCAATATCTAATAGTAGATAATAACGAAGGAGCTTTACTTGACGCAGGAGGATATTTTGTATTTGAGAGAGTTTACGAAAATGTGAAGGAATTTATAAATCCACAGAATATTAAATACTTATTATTTTCTCACCAAGATCCAGATGTTATCGGATCATTAAATTTATGGATAGATGTAACGCCAGACGCTAAGATTTACGCCTCTGGTCTATGGGAAAGATTCCTTCCACATTTAGGATTTGAAGATTCAGTACGAATTATAGATATACCAGATGAAGGAATGAATATAAAACTCGGTAATGATGTAATTAAAGCTATTCCAGCTCACTTCATGCATTCTCCAGGTAATTTCCACTATTATGACACTAAGTCTAAAATATACTTTTCTGGTGATTTAGGTGCTGCTGTATATCCTGCAGGCGTATGGTATTTATTCGTAGAAAATTTTGAGGAACATGTGAAATATATGGAGGGTTTTCATAGAAGATATATAGCTAGCGCAAAGGCAATAAGAAATTGGTTAAAGCATTTAGAAGGATTAGATATACAAATAATAGCACCTCAACATGGATCAATATTTCAAGGAGAAAATGTTAAAAAATTTATAGAATGGTTAAAATCTCTGGATAAAACTGGTATGGATTATCTCTGGCAGGACTAG
- a CDS encoding TatD family hydrolase translates to MLMYYDAHCHYNLLGKPYPNYVIASVSMDYSSSIQNLNIKSKNILVGVGIHPWNISKGEAIDDKIISLIKKADFIGEIGLDYRIETPKEVQIKYFTKFLELANEYNKMVNIHSVDSYEDVIKLLAKYEIKKAIIHWYSGPTDLLKDIEGAGYFITINPSVTFQKKHKLVAEKAPLDIILTESDGGYVYKGKLLEPTMIKDTIHYLSLIRGISEDEISKIIERNFHKIY, encoded by the coding sequence ATTTTAATGTATTATGATGCTCATTGTCATTACAATCTTCTAGGCAAACCTTATCCAAATTATGTTATAGCATCAGTATCTATGGATTACTCCTCGTCTATTCAAAATTTAAATATTAAATCCAAAAATATTCTAGTAGGAGTGGGAATTCATCCATGGAATATTAGCAAAGGTGAAGCTATAGATGATAAAATTATTTCGTTAATTAAAAAAGCTGATTTTATAGGAGAAATAGGTTTAGATTATAGGATTGAAACACCAAAGGAGGTCCAAATTAAATATTTTACAAAATTTCTAGAATTGGCGAACGAGTACAATAAAATGGTAAATATACATTCAGTAGACTCGTATGAAGATGTAATAAAACTGTTAGCAAAGTATGAGATAAAGAAAGCAATAATCCATTGGTACTCAGGGCCTACTGATCTTCTAAAAGATATTGAAGGAGCAGGATACTTTATCACAATTAATCCTTCTGTAACTTTTCAGAAAAAACACAAACTAGTAGCAGAAAAAGCTCCATTAGATATAATTCTAACAGAAAGTGATGGAGGCTATGTATATAAAGGGAAATTATTAGAACCAACAATGATTAAAGATACTATTCATTATCTCTCTTTAATTCGAGGAATATCTGAAGACGAGATAAGTAAAATAATAGAAAGAAATTTCCACAAAATATACTAA
- a CDS encoding ornithine cyclodeaminase family protein, producing MRFLDAKNLEEYLTPKEAVKAVKEAFLMYYKGEISQPQRQVLTIKGNWWGIMPSFTAFSVAVKIVNVINDNPKRGLPSVQGVVALFSPDTGELISIMDGTVLTAIRTASASVLSTEIAYGNKINTLGIIGAGMEAYYHAKIAQGYLSVSRILVSARKSHIELAKKINADAVDLEKLLKESDVVYATTSSKTPVVIGNLMKNDFHVSSIGAHTPDSREIDDETIRKSKTFIVDSLEAVSKEAGDYIQPKSSGLLDDKKVLEIGKILAEGIKVERPSIFKTVGISAQDNITAYYAYKLSQTSSR from the coding sequence ATGAGATTTTTAGATGCTAAAAATTTAGAAGAATATCTAACACCTAAAGAGGCTGTAAAAGCTGTAAAAGAAGCTTTTCTAATGTATTATAAAGGTGAAATATCTCAACCACAAAGGCAAGTCCTCACTATAAAAGGAAACTGGTGGGGAATAATGCCTTCTTTTACAGCTTTTTCAGTAGCAGTTAAGATTGTTAATGTAATAAACGATAATCCTAAGAGAGGTCTTCCGTCTGTCCAAGGTGTAGTAGCACTTTTTTCTCCAGATACCGGAGAATTAATTAGCATTATGGATGGTACAGTATTAACAGCAATAAGAACAGCATCCGCTAGTGTATTATCAACAGAGATAGCCTATGGAAATAAAATTAATACTTTAGGGATAATAGGTGCAGGAATGGAAGCTTATTATCATGCTAAAATCGCACAAGGATATTTATCAGTATCTAGAATTTTAGTTTCAGCTAGAAAATCTCATATAGAATTAGCTAAAAAGATCAATGCAGATGCAGTTGATCTAGAAAAATTACTTAAAGAATCAGACGTTGTGTATGCCACAACTTCATCTAAAACTCCAGTAGTTATAGGAAATTTAATGAAAAATGATTTTCATGTTAGTAGTATAGGGGCACATACACCAGATAGTAGGGAAATAGATGATGAAACTATAAGAAAATCTAAAACGTTTATTGTAGATTCTTTAGAAGCGGTATCCAAAGAAGCAGGAGATTATATACAACCTAAATCTTCTGGTTTACTTGATGATAAAAAAGTTTTAGAAATAGGTAAAATATTAGCTGAGGGCATAAAGGTTGAAAGACCATCTATTTTTAAGACTGTAGGTATTTCTGCACAAGATAATATAACAGCGTATTATGCGTATAAACTTAGCCAAACTTCTTCCAGATAA
- a CDS encoding radical SAM/SPASM domain-containing protein, which produces MNRDIKAVRWFIKTQLLKDPFNPGYATFKVTSRCNLRCTFCNPSYYNGELGEGSTETIKKIIDNLRDSPVVVLSFEGGEPTTRKDILELLQYAHDGSFYVMLTTNGYRLNDDDFLSKLADKIDFLHYSIDEYHWNVKSLDTLCKFRQYGLKVNVQTVATRYNLHKLEDKVKKVRECNYKILVLPAVDYPDSKVKLAPDPNELYNVLSELKKKYTSTLNNSWGFIRALKGEFPNRLVSYAISIYPNGDLPYPDDMNGEIVGNLSQEKLNDILKKPKVKELQRKMLENQAKFEYLHLQTASFNSVRDLAEYVNEMVKWRFLGRA; this is translated from the coding sequence ATGAATCGTGATATAAAAGCTGTAAGATGGTTTATAAAAACTCAATTATTAAAAGATCCTTTTAATCCAGGTTATGCAACCTTTAAAGTAACTTCTCGATGTAATCTTAGATGCACTTTTTGTAATCCTAGTTATTATAATGGAGAACTGGGTGAAGGAAGTACAGAAACCATAAAGAAAATTATAGATAATCTAAGAGATTCTCCAGTAGTAGTTTTATCGTTTGAAGGAGGAGAGCCTACTACAAGAAAAGATATATTAGAATTATTACAGTATGCTCATGATGGATCTTTTTACGTAATGTTGACAACAAATGGATATAGGCTAAATGACGATGATTTTTTATCTAAACTTGCCGATAAGATAGACTTTTTGCACTATTCTATTGATGAATATCATTGGAACGTAAAATCCTTAGATACCTTGTGTAAATTTAGGCAATATGGATTAAAAGTAAATGTACAGACAGTAGCTACAAGATATAACCTACATAAGTTAGAAGATAAAGTAAAAAAAGTAAGAGAATGCAATTACAAGATTTTAGTACTTCCTGCAGTAGACTATCCAGATTCTAAAGTTAAGTTAGCTCCAGATCCTAATGAGTTATACAATGTACTCTCAGAATTAAAGAAAAAATATACATCTACTTTGAATAACTCATGGGGATTTATAAGAGCATTAAAAGGTGAATTCCCTAATAGGTTAGTAAGTTATGCAATATCAATATACCCTAATGGTGATTTACCTTATCCAGATGATATGAACGGAGAAATAGTAGGTAACTTAAGCCAAGAAAAACTTAACGATATTTTAAAGAAACCAAAAGTAAAAGAATTACAGAGAAAAATGCTAGAAAATCAAGCTAAATTTGAGTATTTGCATTTGCAAACTGCATCTTTCAATAGCGTTAGAGATCTAGCAGAATATGTAAATGAGATGGTTAAATGGAGATTTTTAGGAAGAGCTTAA
- a CDS encoding cob(I)yrinic acid a,c-diamide adenosyltransferase, which produces MTWYTGTGDSGKTKVPSKGEVWKDDDIVNALGNLDELNATLGIVSTLYPELSSVIETIQNDIFTISSEVAGFELNFSADRLNFLEDEIKKIGNEIQPLRNFVLPGGHIASSYLHFSRAVCRRAERSLVKIYRENKAKKLHIVYLNRLSSLLFVLALWINEKTNNPNVIWKKFG; this is translated from the coding sequence ATGACATGGTATACTGGAACTGGAGATTCAGGGAAAACTAAAGTTCCATCGAAAGGAGAAGTTTGGAAGGATGATGATATTGTTAACGCATTAGGAAATTTAGATGAACTTAATGCTACACTAGGTATTGTATCTACACTATATCCAGAACTTAGTTCAGTAATTGAAACAATTCAAAACGATATTTTTACAATATCATCAGAAGTAGCTGGTTTTGAACTAAATTTCAGCGCTGATAGATTAAATTTCCTTGAAGACGAGATTAAAAAAATTGGAAATGAAATCCAACCTTTAAGAAATTTTGTTTTGCCAGGAGGACATATAGCTTCTTCATATTTACATTTTTCTAGGGCTGTATGTAGAAGAGCTGAAAGAAGTCTAGTGAAAATTTATAGAGAAAATAAAGCCAAAAAGTTGCATATAGTTTATTTAAATAGACTATCATCTTTACTCTTTGTTTTAGCATTGTGGATTAACGAAAAAACTAATAATCCAAATGTTATCTGGAAGAAGTTTGGCTAA
- a CDS encoding SDR family NAD(P)-dependent oxidoreductase, with product MIAIVTGASKGIGKCTSKKLKEKGYTVIAVSRTKPEVGDQNYELDVSDKSAVFSFINKIIEEYGRIDVVVNNAGFGVYGSFLETDLNEEEYMIKTNFLGPLYFMKAVLPYMVKQKSGAIVNIISEAAYVSTPNLLVYSATKSALASLTNGLWAEMKRYNIKVSGIYPGPVKTNFTSHPSFSKVKSDPFARYAVNPEKVANAVIKAIKSGKREIYVPSKIYLDPYFLKLSNIMQNLTYSIISKYFV from the coding sequence ATGATTGCAATAGTTACTGGAGCATCTAAAGGTATAGGTAAGTGTACTTCTAAAAAACTTAAAGAAAAAGGATATACAGTAATTGCTGTATCTAGAACAAAACCAGAGGTAGGAGATCAAAACTATGAACTGGACGTTTCAGATAAGTCTGCAGTTTTTTCCTTTATAAATAAAATAATTGAAGAATATGGTAGGATAGATGTTGTAGTTAATAATGCAGGTTTTGGAGTATATGGTTCATTTCTTGAAACAGATTTAAATGAAGAAGAGTATATGATAAAAACCAATTTTTTAGGCCCACTATATTTTATGAAAGCAGTTTTACCATATATGGTAAAACAGAAGAGCGGTGCAATTGTAAATATAATTTCTGAGGCAGCATATGTAAGTACTCCAAATCTATTAGTATATTCTGCAACAAAATCAGCCTTAGCAAGTCTGACGAATGGACTATGGGCTGAAATGAAGAGATATAACATTAAAGTCTCTGGTATTTATCCTGGACCAGTAAAAACTAATTTTACTTCTCATCCTTCATTTTCTAAAGTAAAATCAGATCCTTTTGCTAGATATGCAGTTAATCCAGAAAAAGTTGCTAATGCTGTGATAAAAGCGATAAAATCTGGAAAAAGAGAAATTTATGTACCATCAAAGATTTATCTTGATCCATACTTTCTAAAATTATCAAATATTATGCAAAATTTAACATATTCTATTATAAGTAAATATTTTGTGTAG
- the xerA gene encoding site-specific tyrosine recombinase/integron integrase, with product MKLQLGSPPEDGNYFDSFIIALQAAGAGEGTIKMYSSAIKNFLEYIKKDPKEVTSNDVNKWILYLSSRKGKIQGIDSKRARSVTLREYVIAVRRFLKWLGVQINPVLPRSRRKEIYALNQNEVNAILESTKRLRDKLIIKLFLDTGLRSKELLNLRVSDVNFEKRIIRVRETKNGEERVVFFTKETESLLRRYILRKNKTENDKIFDLTYQALYKIVRRIGNKAGISGLRPHILRHTFATTAIRKGVPLPAVQRLLGHKDIKTTQIYTHLVLEDLEKVYKQSFELSSS from the coding sequence GTGAAATTACAGTTAGGTAGCCCACCAGAAGATGGAAATTATTTTGATTCTTTTATAATTGCTTTGCAAGCAGCTGGTGCCGGAGAAGGTACAATAAAAATGTATTCTAGTGCAATAAAAAATTTCCTAGAGTATATAAAAAAAGATCCTAAAGAAGTTACTTCTAATGATGTAAATAAGTGGATTTTATATTTGTCCTCTCGAAAAGGTAAAATTCAAGGTATTGATAGTAAAAGAGCTAGAAGTGTAACTCTTAGAGAATATGTAATAGCTGTTAGAAGATTTCTAAAATGGTTAGGAGTTCAGATTAACCCTGTTTTACCTAGGTCTAGAAGAAAAGAGATTTATGCACTCAATCAGAATGAAGTAAACGCTATCTTGGAGTCTACTAAAAGGTTAAGAGATAAGCTAATAATAAAATTGTTTTTGGATACTGGATTAAGATCTAAAGAATTGCTGAATTTAAGAGTAAGTGATGTAAATTTCGAAAAGAGGATAATTAGAGTAAGAGAAACCAAAAATGGAGAAGAGAGAGTTGTATTTTTTACAAAAGAAACAGAATCTCTTTTAAGAAGATATATTTTAAGAAAGAATAAAACAGAAAATGACAAGATATTTGATTTAACTTATCAAGCTCTATATAAGATAGTTAGAAGAATAGGAAATAAAGCTGGTATAAGCGGATTAAGGCCACACATACTTAGGCACACATTTGCTACTACAGCTATAAGAAAAGGCGTTCCATTACCGGCGGTACAAAGATTATTAGGACATAAAGATATAAAGACTACACAGATTTATACTCATTTGGTATTAGAAGACTTAGAAAAAGTATATAAGCAAAGCTTTGAATTAAGCTCTTCCTAA
- a CDS encoding RsmB/NOP family class I SAM-dependent RNA methyltransferase, with the protein MEEVYGENLDKFLDSIKKPNSRFYLRVNTLKSNVDDILKKFPEFKKDEDFPEAIYTEVKGPYELEEFDTKVIVDKRTAESVMMGANAYFPGIKRILGNGSKVSIISENGILVGNGILIRDSDTIMVNTTESLYYTPKIADREEIKNGYIYAQGKASMFVSRVVDPQPGEFIIDMTASPGGKLTHVYQLEPRIKLIGFDHTYTKVKKTKELLNRLSVKAEVYMHDSRYLSELGIKDVDKVIIDPPCSALGLRPKLYDKKDKNYLINLQKYQKQFLTSAYQILKKGGEVIYSTCTVTKLENEEVINDPRFEIEYFIRFHPFIHDMTGFFIAKLKKK; encoded by the coding sequence CTGGAAGAAGTATATGGAGAGAATTTAGATAAATTTCTTGATAGTATAAAAAAGCCAAACTCTAGATTTTATCTTAGAGTAAATACGCTTAAGTCAAATGTAGATGATATTTTGAAAAAGTTTCCTGAATTTAAAAAAGATGAAGATTTTCCAGAAGCAATATATACGGAAGTCAAAGGTCCTTACGAGTTAGAAGAATTTGATACTAAAGTTATAGTAGATAAAAGGACAGCCGAAAGCGTAATGATGGGTGCTAATGCTTATTTTCCAGGCATAAAGAGGATTTTAGGTAATGGTTCTAAGGTTAGTATAATTTCAGAAAATGGTATATTAGTAGGTAACGGGATATTAATTAGAGATTCTGACACTATTATGGTAAATACTACAGAATCACTGTACTATACTCCTAAAATAGCTGATAGAGAAGAGATAAAAAATGGCTATATTTATGCTCAAGGCAAGGCTTCAATGTTTGTTAGCAGAGTTGTAGATCCACAGCCTGGAGAATTTATTATTGATATGACAGCTTCACCCGGAGGAAAACTTACTCATGTTTATCAACTAGAACCTAGGATTAAACTAATTGGTTTCGATCATACTTACACTAAGGTTAAAAAGACCAAAGAACTCTTAAATAGATTATCAGTAAAAGCAGAAGTTTACATGCACGATTCAAGATATTTATCAGAATTAGGCATAAAAGATGTTGATAAAGTAATAATAGATCCACCTTGTTCGGCATTAGGATTAAGACCTAAATTGTATGATAAAAAGGATAAAAATTATCTTATTAATTTACAAAAATATCAAAAACAGTTTTTAACTTCAGCGTATCAAATTCTAAAGAAAGGTGGAGAAGTTATATATTCAACTTGTACAGTAACAAAGCTAGAAAACGAAGAAGTAATTAATGATCCAAGATTCGAAATTGAATACTTCATAAGATTTCATCCTTTTATTCATGATATGACAGGATTTTTTATAGCTAAACTAAAGAAAAAATAA
- a CDS encoding gamma carbonic anhydrase family protein produces the protein MPIEEYLGKKPRISEKAYIHPTSYVIGDVEVGDLSSLWHYTVVRADNDSIRIGKGTNIQENSSVHTDPGFKLEIGDYVTIGHNAVIHGAKISSNVIIGMGSILLNGSKIGEYSIIGAGSVVTQNTEIPEYSLALGVPAKVIRKLKEEEIKMIEENAYEYISHVKRFVKL, from the coding sequence ATGCCTATTGAAGAATATTTAGGTAAAAAACCAAGAATATCTGAAAAAGCATATATTCATCCTACTTCTTACGTAATAGGAGATGTAGAAGTTGGAGATCTAAGTAGTTTATGGCATTATACTGTAGTAAGAGCAGATAATGATTCAATACGTATAGGAAAAGGAACTAATATTCAAGAAAATTCTTCAGTGCATACTGATCCTGGTTTCAAGTTAGAGATAGGAGATTATGTAACTATTGGACATAATGCCGTAATTCACGGTGCAAAAATTTCATCAAACGTTATAATTGGAATGGGTTCCATCTTATTAAATGGTAGTAAAATTGGGGAATATTCTATAATAGGAGCTGGTTCTGTAGTAACTCAAAATACAGAAATACCTGAATATAGCTTAGCATTAGGAGTTCCAGCTAAAGTTATAAGAAAGTTAAAAGAAGAAGAAATTAAAATGATTGAAGAAAATGCATATGAATACATATCACATGTTAAGAGGTTTGTTAAATTATGA